The window TCACATTGGCATCAAGTGCACCATCGCCGGGCCGGACCGCCAGACGCGTTACACCCCGGACGAGCAGCGCACACTGATGTCGCTATGGTCGCTCGCCCCATCGCCGCTCATGCTGGGCGCGAACCTTCCAGACCTGGATGAGCCTACGCTCGCTTTGCTTACCAATGATGAAGTGCTCGCGGTGAATCAGGATCGGCTCGGCGCAAAAGCAAAACGCGTGGTGCAGCGAAACGGAACCGAGGTCTGGGTGAAGACCCTTGAGAATGGCGACAAGGCCGTGGGACTTTTTAATCGCGGAGACGCGGCTGCGGATGTTGAGGTGCTCTGGAGCGAGGCTAGCCTTGCCGGAAGCCGCAAAGTTCGCGACCTGTGGGCCCACAAGGATCTCGGCTCGTTTTCCGACAAGTTCACCGTCACTGTGCCGCCGCACGGTGCCGTAACGCTGCGAGTGAAGTAATCCAACAGGCTGCACTAAATGAAATTCGATTGTCCGCACTGCACACAGAATCTCGAAATTGCCGACGAATGGTCGGGGCAATCCGTGGATTGTCCTACGTGCCAGACTTCCCTCACCGTCCCGGCTCTGGCCGCTGCGATTCCTGTGGCGCAGGCAGCGCCGAAGCCTCTTGCGACTTCGCAGCCGGCCAAGTTGCGCCGTCCCGCGACGGGCGGCGGCGCACCAACAAAGCCGCCACGCGGCGGGGGTGGGGGATTTGGGAATGTTTTGCTGACGCTCCTCGTTCTCGCGGGCGCCGGGTTCGGCTACGCGATGGTGCATTTCGACGAGTCGCCGCAGCAGGTTTGGAAGCGGCTGGTCGATCTCGTGGAGACGACGATGGCGAAGCCGGCCCCGGTTCCCACGCCGACTCCCGAGCCCACGCCGATTCCGACTCCCGCGCCGGCCCCGTCTCCGACGCCAGAGGCCACACCGGAGCCCACGGCGACGCCGACTCCGACGCCGGTCGATCCGCTCGCGTGGCTGCTCGAGCACAAGGAGCGCGCCCCGAAGGAGGTTACTTTAGTTGCCGCACAGGAGTTTCCTGCTGTGCTTGATGGAAAGGTCGTCGGAAAAGTTATGGCACGGGCTGGAAGCAGAGTGGGAGTAGTAACCATAGAGCCGCAGAGTATCGCCGTAGTCTATCAAGGTGGCGGCAAGCGGCTGCCTTACGATGCGACGAACTTAATGGAACTGGTGAAGCTGGAGATGACTGGACCTGGAGCGGAAGTAACTCCGCAGGAAACCATCCATCCAGCCCTTTCACAAGCCATCCCGACACCGGCGGCTGTGCAATTCCCGACGCCGCGATTTGCGCATCCCGGTGTGATACTGACTCGCGAGGATCTCGAGATTCTCAAGGCCAACATCAAGCGCGAGCCTTGGAAAAGCGGCTTCGAGGCTCTGGCCGCTGGAGGTCGCTCGCAACTCGGGTATAAGATGCGCGGGCCCTTCAAGGAGGTAACGCGCGCCCCCCACGTCAATCTCAACCCCTGGCGCAGCGACATGAGCGCGATCTGGGATCTCTCGCGCATGTGGTATTTCACCGGCAACGAGGCCTATGCGCAGAAGGCGCACGACATCCTGCTCGCGTGGGCCACCACGCAAACTTCGTTTGGAGGCCGCGAGTCCATGCTCGATCTGGGAGATTACGCCATCTGTTTTGTGGGCGGAGCGGATATCCTGCGTGGCACCTGGCCGGGCTGGACGAAGGCCGACACGGCTGCGGTGAAGAAATATTTCAACGACGTTCTCATCCCCGCTTCGAACCCTTTTGGCGAAAGCCAGTTCGGAGCCGCGAACAAGGGCGCGCTGGCCCTCTGCGCCAAGGGGCTGATGGCGATCTTCAATGACGACGCAGCCACGCTCAAGACGGTCGTGTATCAGGTTCGCACGCTCGCGCATATCGGTCTGCGCAACTCCAACGACATCGGCATGATTGGCGATTCCCTCCGCGACCAGGGGCACTTCCACGGGCAGCTGGTTTCGCTGGCCACGCTCGCAGAAGCGCTCTGGAAGCAGGGCATCGACATTTATTCCGACTACGACAACCGCCTCCTGGCGGCCGGCGAGTATTTCGCACGGGTAAACAGCCTCACCCCCACGCCGTTTCTTCCCTTTGGCACTACGGACTCCTATTATCTCACCGATCGCACCAATCGCGGCTGGGGCGGTGGACACACGGCGCTCCAGCTCATCCACGGCGCCTATGTCGTTCGCAAGGGCATCCCGGCTCCCTACACGGATCGGCAACGCCAGCAGATGCCGGTAGGTGACAGCTTCATGTTCCTCAAGGAGGTCGACCGCTCCGTGGCCACGCCGGTGTTGCCGCCGCCGATCCCCGCCACCGCCTCGATCACCTCGGGGTTCAGCAAGGCCGACATCGGGGGCGCTACCCCCGCCGGCGGGGCGTCCTATTCCAGCGGTGTCTGGAAAGTGCAGGGTGGGGGATCGGATATATGGAAGACGAGCGACAGTTGCCACTTCACTTACAAGGAGATCCCCGGCGACAGCGCCATCATCGCCAAAGTCACGTCGCTCCAGAACACCAATCCCAACGCCAGAGCCGGAGTGATGATGCGCACGAGCCTTGGCAAGGGCGCTCCGCGCGCCTGGATGGCCGTCACCGGCGAGGGCAATCTCGAGCAAAACATGCCGAACCTCGCATTGTATGGCGGCTCTAACTACGGCAACAAAACGCTCGCCAAATCCTTGTCCAGCTATTGGGTGAAACTCGAGCGCATCGGGAACATCATCACGGGCTATGTTTCTCCCGACGGCACTAATTGGGCGGCCACCGATGTCGGTCGCATCGAGGCTCCCATCCCGGCTACGATCTACGTCGGTCTGGTGGTCTGCTCGGCCGACAATGGCACGCTGAATACCTCCACCTTCAGCAACGTCCAGATCACCGGCGGCGATGGTCGTGCGCCCATCGTTATTCCCGCCGCGCCCGCCGCTTTTCTGGCCGCACCGGCCGATGGCACCGTCTCGCTTCGCTGGCAATCATCCTTCGGGGCCACCAGCTACACGGTCAAGCGCGCCACTACGCGCGGTGGACCTTACGCGACCGTCGCCTCGGGCGTCACCTCCAGCAACTACACGGACAAAACGGCGACAAACGGCACGACCTATTCCTACGTCGTGAGCGCGGTGAACTCCGCCGGCGAAAGTCCGAATGGCCCGGAGGACGTCGCCACGCCCAGAGCCCCGATGTGGAATGTGACCTTCGGGGGAACGGCCACTGCCACCACGGCGAAGGAGGCCGCGGATAAGGCATTCGACAGCAACTCGGCCACGACGTGGTTTGCCGGCGACAGTGGCGGTGCGGGTGCCCTTCGATACGACTTTGGCAACGGCCGCGCGCCTGCGATCAAGCATTACTCGATCACCAGCGCCCGGGACAAACCGGAGCGCGATCCCAAGGATTGGCTGTTCCAAGGCTCGAACGATGGGACGAGCTGGACCACGCTCGACACGCAGAGCGGCCAGACATTCCCGCTTCGCTGCTACGAAATGGAGTATGCCCTGGCCAAGCCGATAGCCTATCGCTATTTCCGCCTCAACATCACCGCGAACAACGGGGATAACGACCTCCAGATCGCGGACATCAAACTGCTCTCTGACGAGTCGACGTCGAACGCCCCTATTTCGCCGCTCATCCACTGGAAGGCTAACGATGCGGCCGACCGCGACCAGGCCATCGCACACCAGAAGGCCATCGAATCCCAAAAATGACCCACTTTAGCCTTTGAACTTATGAAGCCCGAACGTCTCCCCTCCATCCTCGTCGCCGCAGCCTGCGCTGCCTTTGCGCTGGGCTGCGCAAGCCTCCTGGCCCAGACGCCTGCCAGCCCGACGAAGCATTTTCCGAAGCCGGACCGCATCCGCTACGACGGCCATTGCTTCACGATTGACGGCAAGGACACGTTCATCCGCAGCGCGGAGTTTCATTACTTCCGGACGCCTCGTGAGCTGTGGCGCGACCGGTTCCAGAAGATCAAGGACGCCGGCTTCAACACGGTGGATACCTACGTGCCATGGAACTGGCACGAGCGCGACCTGCCCTCCGGCCTCGACGACTTTTCCAAGGTCGATCTTTCCGAATTCGAGGCGTGGCTGAAGATGGCGCAGGACGAGTTTGGCTTTTACACGATCGTGCGGCCCGGCCCGTTCATCTGCGCCGAGTGGGCCGGGGGCGGCTATCCGCGCTGGCTGGCGAAGTTCAACCCGAGGACCGGCAAGGAGTTCTGGCTGCGCAGCGGAGACGACGCCCACATTGCGTGGAGCGTTCATTGGTATGACGCCGTGTGCCAGGTGTTCGCCCGCGAGCAGATCACCCGCAAGCCGAAGGGGGGCCAGGGGATCATCATGGTGCAGATCGAAAACGAATACGATCACCACAAGGATCCTGAAAAAACTAAGGTCCTGCGCGCGCTCTACGAAGCCGTGAAAAAGGCCGGAATTGAGGTGCCGATCTTCACGTGCCTCACCCGCGAATGCCGCGCCAGCAAGGATCCCGAGCTGTCGCAGGTGTTCGACACGGACAATTACTACGTCGCGCAGAATGCGGCGCCGAGCTGCGCCGAGCGCATGGCCTCGCTGCGCGCCATTCAACCGGATGCCCCTGGTTTCGTGACGGAGCTGCAGGGCGGCTGGTTCTCGCTCGTGGGCGGGAGTCTGGCCGAGGAGCACTATTCCGACGCCCGCCATTACAATGCGATCAGCCTCATGTCGCTGCTCGGCGGCGCGACGGGGCTGAATACCTACATGTTCGTGGGCGGCACGCATTTCGGCGGCTGGCAGGCGAGGGGACAAAGCACGAGCTACGACTACAACGCGCCGATTCGCGAGTCGGGCGCGCTCAGTCCGAAATACGTCGTCGCGGAGGGCGTCAATCAATTCATCCGCGAAAACCAGGAGCAGTTGCTCCGCTCCGAAGGCGGCCCGTGCGAGCTCCAGGGCGCACCGTCGAATCTCTTTGGCGGAATCCGCGTGGGGTCGGATGGCACGCGTTTTGTCTTCCTCGACAACACGAATGCCGGGAAGCCCGTGTCCGGCAAAGTGACAGTCTTCCCGGGAAAAATCGCCACGCCGACCGGGCCGATTTACAACATCGACCAGAATGGCAACCGCGTGCTGATCCAGGCGGACGCCGCGTCTGCCGCCAAGTCTCCGAACCTTCCGCCCTTCGAGTTAAGCTACGAGTTGGGGCCGCTGGGCGCGCAGGTGCTCGTGATTCCTCCGGGCAAAACGCCGACGGAAGGCGTGTGGTATCCCAAGGCGCAGAAGCAGGCGGCTCCGGCCACGCTGCCAGCGGCCGTGCGACTGTCCTCCGTCCTTGCGCACAACGATCCGCTCGACGGCAAATGGCAAAAACTCCCGGCCGGAAAATCCCTTCCCGAGCTCGGCGTGAGCGACCAGCGTTATGTGCTCTATCGCGCGCGCTTCACGCTCCCGGCCGACGACGCGGAGAAATTCACGAAGCTGCTCGTTAACTCTTTCAGTCGCGACATCGTTTCCGCCCAGATCAACGGCCAGCTCGCGAAGCGGCTCGCGCCGAGTGACGCCTACGCCGCGGCCGCCACGCGCAACAAGGCGACGTCCTTCACCCGCATCGGGCCGAACGATTTCGACAATCGCTTCGATGTCGCCGGCCTTCTGCACGCCGGCGCGAACGAGATCGTAATGCTCTACGAAAACATCGGCTTCGAGCACGGCTACATTCCGATGGAGGAGTTGAGCGGCATCCGGCAGGCCGGGCTCTCCGAAAATGAAACCGCCATCGCCAAGCCGCTCGATTGGGAGGTCGCGACGGACCTCGGTGGAATCGCCGCCGGCTGGACGCGCCCGGATTTCGCTCCGAAAGACTGGAAGAAAGTCGCCCTCGATACGAGCGAGCCGATCGCCCGCAAGGGCAACGGCATCCAGCCCAAAGGCCCTCAGGACGCGCTGCTCACGTGGTATCGGCTGGAGTTCGACCTGCCCGACAGCGCGGCGGCAAAGTCGACGCCGTGGCGGCTGCTCATCAAAGCGTCCGGCAACGGCGACATGTGGCTGAATGGCCACGACATTGGTCGCCATTGGGAAGCCGGCCCGCAGCGCGAGTATTACCTGCCCGAATGCTGGCTGAACTTCGGCGGCAAGAACGTGCTCGTGCTGGGACTGCGCCAGACAGTCAACGGCGCGACAATAAATGCCGCCGAGGTGTCCCCCTATCCCGACGCCTCGCAATTGGTCCGGTGAAACACGCAATGCATTCTTCCAGTCAATTCAACCACGAACAAACAAACCCGCCAGCGACTCTGCTTTTTCGGGGCGACGCTGGCAGCCAGGCGCAACAATGGCCGCCGATTCGCCTGACTCCCAAAGTGGACCTGCCAGCATTTAAGAAATCCTCGCCATGAATTGTTCCTACCGGTTCCTTGCAGCGATTCTTGCCGGATGGCTTTTCTTTGCCGTGAATGGCCGTGCGGCCGATCCCGTCGTGCAGACCTGCTTCACCGCCGATCCGGCTCCACTGGTCCACAACGGCGTCGTTTACCTCTACACCGGCCACGACGAGGACGATGCTCGCGGATTCCGCATGCTCGACTGGAAGTGTTACACATCCACCGACATGGTGAACTGGACGGATCACGGCGCTGTCGCCACACTGAAGACGTTCCCTTGGGCGGTGCAGACAAATGACGCCTGGGCACCGCAAATCGTCGAGCGCGACGGAAAGTTCTATTTCTATGCACCGGTGAGCGTGCCAGGACGGCCGAAAAACGTCATCGGTGTCGCCGTCGCGGATAATCCACTCGGTCCTTTCAAGGACGTGCTCGGCCGTCCTCTCATTGACAAAGCGAATGGCTACATTGACCCAACCGTGTTCATTGACGATGACGGTCAGGCCTACCTGTATTGGGGCAATCCCGAGCTCTGGTTTGTGAAACTCAACAAGGATATGATTTCCTACTCGGGCGAGATCGTGAAAGACGCTTCCTTTGCCAAAGTGAAGGGGGAGCCGGATGCCTACCACTACCAGGAAGGTCCCTGGGCCTATAACCGCAACGGCCATTACTACATGGCCTTTGCCTCCACCTGCTGCCCAGAGGGGATCGGCTATGCCATGAGCGACAAGCCCACGGGGCCGTGGCAATTCAAAGGCTACATCATGAAACCGGACGCGCGCTCTTCCGGGAACCATCCGGGCATTATCGATTACAAGGGCGGCTCCTATGTCTTCGGCTTTGACTATCGTTTGAATAAGGCACTCACGAACGAGCGTCGCGAGCGACGTTCGGTCTGCGTGGAGAAATTTGATTACAACCCGGACGGCACCATTCCCGAGCTGCCATGGTGGGATGACACGGGAAATGTTGCGCAGATCGGCACGCTTAATCCCTATGTTCGCACCGAAGCGGAGACTATCTGCTGGAGCGAGGGCATTAAGTCAGAGCCTTCCAGCGATGGTGGGATGAATATCTATCCAACCAAAGATGGCGCCTACATAGAGGTCAAAGGCGTGGACTTTGGTGCTGAAGGGGCCGACACGTTTAGCGCCTCGGTTGCTCTTGATACCACGGAAGAAACAGCGAAAACCAACGCCATTGAGTTGCACCTTGATGGCATGGACGGACCGCTCATCGGCACGCTGCGAGTGACTCACGTCGGCGGCCAACCTAAGACTGAGACCGCAGCGGTCACCGACGCTACCAATAAGCGTGATCTCTTTCTTGTCTTCAAAGGAGACTTAACGGGCAAGCTTTTCAAAGTGGACTACTGGACGTTTTCAAAAAAGACCGTCATGCCACAAAAGCCACTACGCTAATGACATATGGCGGCGACGCAGACTCTAACAATTTCCATGAAACACCTGCTTATGGCAGTTCTCCTCACCACGCTTATTTCTACTAGCTCGCGCGCTCAAGACGCGCCGTCACGCTGGGGAGACTGGCCCGCGTGGGGCGACCAAAAGGACGGCACTTATCGCAATCCCGTCCTGCCCTCCGACTACAGCGACCTCGACTGCATCCGCGTCGGTTCGGACTACTACGCGATCTCCTCCACGTTCCAGTATTCGCCGGGGATGATCGTTCTCCAGTCCAGGGACATGGTGAACTGGCGCATCATCGGCCACGTCATCTCTGATGTCACCCAAGTCGGCCCCGAGATGAACTGGGACCGCATGAACCGCTACGGCAAGGGCGTGTGGGCCGGTTCCATTCGTTACCACGACGACAAATTCTGGGTCTATTTCGGAACGGCCGACGAAGGTTACTTCATGAGCACGGCGAAAAATCCTGCCGGCCCGTGGGAACCCCTGCATCGGGTCATGACCGAGTCCGGCTGGGACGATTGCTGCTCGTTCTGGGACGATGACGGCCAGGGCTATTTCGTCGGCACGAACTTCAAAGACAACTGCAAGACCTGGCTCTACAAGCTCACTGCCGATGGGCGCGACATCGTTCCCGAATCCCGCGTCCTCATCAACGAAGGTAGCCACCGTGAGGCGAACAAGCTCTTCAAGGTCGGCGACACCTACTACCACTTCTTCAGCGAAGTCGGTCGCGATGGCCGTCAGGTGATGATGCAACGCGCGAAAAGCATCACCGGCCCCTACACGGAAAGACGCCAACTCAGCCACGCGCAACCCGCCGTGCATGAGCCCAATCAGGGCGGCATCGTGCAGACGGAAAAAGGCGATTGGTATTTCTTCACGCACCATGGCCACGGCGATTGGGAAGGCCGCTGCGCCAGTCTTCTACCGGTGACCTGGGTGGAGGGCTGGCCGATCTTGGGCGAGGTTGGCCAGGACGGCATCGGCACGATGGTCTGGCGCGCGCGCAAGCCCGTTCCCTCTTCGCCGGTCCTGACTCCGCAGACGGATGATGCGTTCGACGGCCCCCAACTTGGCGTGCAATGGGAGTGGAATTACCAGCCGCGCGCCGACAAGTGGTCGTTGACCGAACGCTCCGGCTACCTGCGTCTCCACGCGTGGAAGCCGCTCCTGCCCGACGACCTCAAGCGCGCGGGCAACACCCTCACGCAGCGGGTCATGCGCACGAGCCGCAACGTGGTCACCGCCGAACTCGATGTCGCGGGCCTCGCCGACGGCCAGGTCGCCGGCCTCTGCCTCTATTCGCGCGATTACGCGACGATCGCCGTGCGCCGCGACCAAGGCGTGTTGACCATCGAGACGGCCCGTAATCAGACGATCCTCCGCGGCGGTGAATGCAAAGGACGCACGGTCTGGCTGCGCTCCGAGTGGGGGCTGGACGGCGTTTGCCGCTTCTCGTTCAGCACCGATGGCAAGACCTTCGAACCACTCGGCGCGCCTTACCGCTTTGGTTGGGCGGACTACCGCGGCGAACGCATCGGCCTTTTTTCCTACAACAACCAAGGCGACGCCGGTTACGCCGACTTCGGCTCCTTTACTTATCACTACGATTCACCCGCCACACGCTGAAACCCCTCTCCATCATGATTTCCCGCTCCTTCCAATATCTCGCCATTACTTGAAATGAAAATAAATCACCTATCGTTCGTCATTACCGCCTTTTGCGGTTCGGCCGCCTTCGCCGAAACCGTCGCGGTTGAGTCACCCGATGGTCACTTCAAGTTAACTATCGAAGTGGCAGCCGACGGCGCGGGCAAGGCCGGGGCGACGGATTACTCGGTCTCCGCAGCGAGCCATCCAGCCCTTGATCCGCGTTCATCCTCCTCCCAACCCTCTTCCTTTTTCTAATGCGCCTCACTATATCTCTCAATCCCACTTTCATGAATCCACACCTCACCCAACATCAAATCAGTCGCCGTGCCCTTGGCCTGGCGCATTCCGCGCTCGCCGCGCTCACGCTCCTGTCCGCCACGATGCCCACCGTTGCGGCTCCCGGCCCCGATTACCATGCCTGGGCCGCGACGCCGCCGATGGGCTGGAACAGTTGGGACGCCTTTGGCACCACGCTCAACGAAACTCAAGCCAAGGCGCAGGCCGATGTGATGGCCGACAAACTCCTCTCGCACGGCTGGAATTTCTTTACCGTAGACATCCAGTGGTATGAACCCGCCTCCAAGGGCTTCGGCTACCGCAAGAACGCCAAGCTCTCGATGGATGCTTATGGGCGCCTCGTTCCCGCCGTCGAAAAATTTCCCTCCGCCGCCAACGGCGCCGGTTTCAAACCTCTCGCGGACTATGTTCACGCCAAAGGCCTCAAATTTGGCATCCATCTCATGCGCGGCATCCCGCGCCAGGCGGTGACGCAAAACACGCCCATCCTCGGCTCCAACGCCCGCGCCGCCGACATCGCGGTCACCTCCAGCACCTGCAAGTGGAACCCCGACATGTTCGGAGTGGACGCCACCAAGCCCGGCGGCCAGGCCTACTACGATTCCCTGCTCGCCCTCTACGCGAGTTGGGGTGTCGATTTCATTAAAGTAGACGACCTTAGCCGCCCCTACGACGACGTGCAATTGGCCGAGGTCGAAGCGATCCGCCGTGCCATCGACAAGACCGGCCGTCCCATCGTCTTCAGCACCTCGCCCGGCGCTACGCCACTGGCTCGTGGAGAGCACGTCGCCGCCCACGCCAACCTCTGGCGCATCTGCGACGACTTCTGGGACAAGTGGCCCGCCCTTCGCTCCCAGTTCAAACGCCTCCACGACTGGACGCCATACCGCGCGCCCGGAGCCTGGCCCGACGCCGATATGCTCCCGCTTGGGATGATCGAACTCGGTCGTCCCACCCGCTTCACGCCCGACGAGCAATGCACCATGATGACCCTCTGGTCCATCGCCCGCTCTCCGCTCATTCTCGGAGCCGATATGACCAAGCTCGACGAGGCCACGCTCGGGCTCCTGACCAACGACGAGGTCCTCGCCGTGAACCAGGCAAGCGCGGGCAACCGCCAGCTTTTCGACCAAAAGGGACTCATCGCGTGGGTCGCCGATGTCCCGGCATCGAAGGACAAATACCTCGCGGTCTTCAACACCGGCGGCTCGCCTGCGCCCGTCCCGGTCGAGCTTTCCGCAGTTGGTTTTACTGGCGGCGTGCAGGCGCGCGATCTTTGGAAAAAGGGGGAAATGGAAAGGGTCAGCGGGGTGTTTGCTCCCGAAGTCTCCGCCCACGGAGCACGGCTGTTCCGGCTCGTGCCCGTCCGTTGATCATGAAATTCCACCGCTCACTCTTCACGCTCATTTTCCTTGGGTTCGCCGCGACGAGCACCTTCGCGGTGGGCGAGGGGAGGGGGGGCTTTCGTCCCGGCGAACTGTGGCCCGACGACAAGGGCGTCCCCATCAACGCGCACGGCGGCGGTATCCTGGCGCACGACGGTGTTTATTACTGGTTCGGCGAGCACAAAATCGAAGGCGACGCGGGCAACTACGCCCAAGTGGGCGTGCATGTTTACAGCTCCCGGGATCTGCTTCATTGGCGGGACGGCGGGATCGCGCTGACCGTGTCGGACGACCCCAAGAGCGAGATCGCAAAGGGCATCATCATCGAGCGGCCCAAGGTCATCTACAACGCGAAGACCAAGACCTTCGTGATGTGGTTTCACTTGGATAAGGGTAAAAACTATGGGATGGCCCGCGCCGCTCTGGCCGTCAGCGACAAGCCGACGGGCCCCTATACTTATGTGGGCTCCTTTCGCCCTAACCAAGGCGTCCTGCCAGTGGGTTTCGACGCGGGGGCTGCACCCGATCCGGCCCGGCTTAAGGACAAGAACAAGAGAAAATGGAACGAGGCCGTTGTGGCTGGCGATGTGGTGTGGCGCGATTTGGAGCGCGGCCAGATGTCCCGCGACATGACGCTCTTCGTGGATGACGACGGCAAGGGCTACTTGCTGACCTCCGCCGAGGACAACCTGACGCTCCACCTTCACGAATTGACGGACGACTACTGCGGTTTCAGCGGCAAATGGACCCGGATCTTTCCCGGTGAATCCAACGAGGCTCCCGCACTCTTCAAGCGAGCCGGAAAATACTATCTGTTCGCCTCCGGCACCTCGGGCTGGAATCCCAATCCCGGACGCTCCGCGATGGCCGACTCGATCTGGGGACCATGGACCGTGCTGGGCAATCCCTGCCGGGGCACGGAGCGCGAAAACGCCACCACGTTTGAATCCCAGTCCACCTATGTCCTGCCCGTGCCCGGTCGTCCCGGTGAGTTTATTTACATGGGTGACCGCTGGCGTCCGAAAAACGCCATCGACGGCCGCTATGTCTGGCTCCCGGTCGAGTGGGAAAACAACCGCCCGGTGCTCCGCTGGCACGCCGAGTGGGACCTGTCGGTTTTCACTCGTCGATGAAACGAATGCCATCTTCCGCGCATCCATGAAAACATTACACACGATCCACATGAACGGACAGCCGACCCCCTGGAAGTCTCTCGCCCTCACCTTCACCCAAAACCACATTCCCATGAAAAAACACCTC is drawn from Chthoniobacterales bacterium and contains these coding sequences:
- a CDS encoding glycoside hydrolase family 43 protein, with translation MKFHRSLFTLIFLGFAATSTFAVGEGRGGFRPGELWPDDKGVPINAHGGGILAHDGVYYWFGEHKIEGDAGNYAQVGVHVYSSRDLLHWRDGGIALTVSDDPKSEIAKGIIIERPKVIYNAKTKTFVMWFHLDKGKNYGMARAALAVSDKPTGPYTYVGSFRPNQGVLPVGFDAGAAPDPARLKDKNKRKWNEAVVAGDVVWRDLERGQMSRDMTLFVDDDGKGYLLTSAEDNLTLHLHELTDDYCGFSGKWTRIFPGESNEAPALFKRAGKYYLFASGTSGWNPNPGRSAMADSIWGPWTVLGNPCRGTERENATTFESQSTYVLPVPGRPGEFIYMGDRWRPKNAIDGRYVWLPVEWENNRPVLRWHAEWDLSVFTRR